The genomic interval GATCCGGATCGACGAACAGCGCTACTTCCTCGATGCCGGCGTCGAACAGACGGGGAATGACCTCCTGCAGTCGGGCCCGATTGGCGAGCACGTCCAGCCCCCCTTCGGTGGTGATCTCTTCCCGGCGCTCGGGCACCAGCGTGGCCAGGTGCGGCCGCACCTGACAGCAGATGGACACGATCTCTTCGTTGGTGGACAGCTCGAAGTCCAGTTTGCCCTGGACGACTTCCTTCAGGCGGAAGACGTCGCGGTCGGTGATGTGCCGCCGGTCTTCCCGCAGGTGAAAGACGATTCCGTCGGCGCCGGCCAGCTCGCATAGCACGGCCGCCTGCACCGGATCGGGAAACGTCTCGCGCCGGGCATTGCGCAGCGTGGCTACGTGGTCGATGTTGACAAGCAGACGGGTCACGGCAATCATGCTTCGGTTTTACGGACCGGCCCCTTTAACCGGAGCGCAGGCAGGCGGGTTGCAGGGCGGGCGGAAACACCGCGTCCGTGAAAAGAAAGTGGTTGCATTTCGCGGACGTGTCCTGTATTTTCCGAGCCGACATGGCCTCCCATGTCACTTTTTCTTTCGGCAACCGTTAAACGATTCAGCCATCAGAGGAGCACGCAACGCATGGCTACCCGTGGTCAGATTACGCGCATTGTTCTGCAGATTGTGCTGGGTGTGGTGATCGTGGTCCTGGCGTACTACCTGTATCTGTCGATCACCGAGCCCTACAAGGCGGTGAAGCGTGAGCAGGAGTTGACGCGCCTGACACGTGACCGCATGAGCGACATTCGCACGGCCCTCATCCGCTACGAGCTGCTGTACGATCACTATCCGCCGACGCTCGACTCGCTGGTGGCCTGGATCCGTCAGGAT from Rhodothermus marinus carries:
- a CDS encoding pyridoxine 5'-phosphate synthase is translated as MTRLLVNIDHVATLRNARRETFPDPVQAAVLCELAGADGIVFHLREDRRHITDRDVFRLKEVVQGKLDFELSTNEEIVSICCQVRPHLATLVPERREEITTEGGLDVLANRARLQEVIPRLFDAGIEEVALFVDPDPRQIEAAREVGANAIELHTGDFANAPTEAARRAEAEKLAAAARVAHELGLQVHAGHGLDYHNYPLFRETVPHVHEVSIGFAIIARAVLVGLETAVREMRRLVKGY